One Diceros bicornis minor isolate mBicDic1 chromosome 26, mDicBic1.mat.cur, whole genome shotgun sequence DNA segment encodes these proteins:
- the PRM3 gene encoding protamine-3 produces MGSHCAKLSTGHSRGHESSMKKLVACVSQDNFSLSSEGEEEEEGEEEEEEELPVQGKLLLMEPEPQEEDAEDDPEAQQSPEPKQTHS; encoded by the coding sequence ATGGGTTCCCACTGTGCCAAGCTCAGCACAGGCCACAGCCGGGGCCACGAGTCCTCCATGAAGAAGCTCGTGGCCTGCGTGAGTCAGGATAACTTCTCCCTGTCATCGGagggcgaggaggaggaggaaggagaggaagaggaggaagaggagctccCGGTGCAGGGCAAGCTGCTGCTGATGGAGCCCGAGCCGCAGGAGGAGGACGCCGAAGATGACCCTGAGGCCCAGCAGAGCCCCGAGCCCAAGCAGACGCACTCCTGA